The Spiroplasma clarkii genome has a window encoding:
- a CDS encoding DeoR/GlpR family DNA-binding transcription regulator, whose product MLRDERRELIVKIVKEKGFVKNLTLAELTDSTIQTIITDVNELNDLGKIVKVYGGAKVIEKAKDFSEPFEEEKLKLNLDLKEKIARQAASQIQDGDLVFIDTGTTTGYMVKNVILNKNATYVTNGYSIARHLMEQDLKLYIIGGEIMLSTHAIVGELALKYISSFNFNKAFIGMNGYEDNALYTTNVKEAAIKEKVISSSKTTYVLLDSSKVNKKNKVQVDVNKNEVIIICDQPILNANLKVIEAK is encoded by the coding sequence ATGTTAAGAGATGAACGTAGGGAATTAATTGTAAAAATTGTTAAAGAAAAGGGTTTTGTTAAAAACCTAACTTTAGCAGAACTAACAGATTCAACAATTCAAACAATTATTACAGATGTGAATGAACTAAATGATTTGGGGAAAATTGTTAAAGTTTATGGAGGAGCTAAGGTAATTGAGAAAGCTAAGGATTTTTCTGAACCTTTTGAAGAAGAAAAATTAAAATTAAATCTAGATTTAAAAGAGAAAATTGCTCGTCAAGCAGCAAGTCAAATTCAGGATGGTGATTTAGTTTTTATTGATACAGGAACCACAACAGGGTATATGGTAAAAAATGTTATTTTAAACAAAAATGCAACTTATGTTACCAATGGATACTCAATTGCTCGACACTTAATGGAACAAGATTTAAAACTCTATATTATCGGGGGTGAAATTATGTTATCAACTCATGCTATTGTCGGAGAACTTGCTTTAAAATATATTTCAAGTTTTAATTTTAACAAAGCTTTTATTGGAATGAATGGTTATGAAGACAATGCTTTGTACACCACAAATGTTAAAGAAGCTGCCATTAAAGAGAAAGTTATTAGTAGTTCTAAAACAACTTATGTACTTTTAGACAGTTCAAAAGTTAACAAAAAGAATAAAGTTCAAGTTGATGTCAATAAAAATGAAGTGATTATAATTTGCGATCAACCGATTCTTAATGCCAACCTCAAAGTGATTGAAGCCAAATAA
- a CDS encoding lipoprotein, whose protein sequence is MKKILTIMGSLGLISTCGVSFVVSCQNDRYIYSLLTKQPISGEDVAKLETLLVNVLLEEKSKITTQYYKLIGQTSARAIINDEEILNNPIYIKYNQLDTKINAIKYKIIQYIIFSPEAQGFKLTSANWSWDKSALDHFKLLEFHLDEDANNVQNASDELQKYVNDTLEWAKNEQFGTTIQNWAEEKLSEFKN, encoded by the coding sequence ATGAAAAAAATACTAACTATAATGGGTTCTTTGGGGCTAATTAGCACATGTGGAGTTAGCTTTGTGGTTTCATGCCAAAATGACAGATATATTTACTCATTGCTGACCAAGCAACCAATTAGTGGTGAAGATGTTGCTAAACTTGAAACTTTATTAGTCAATGTTCTTTTAGAGGAAAAGTCAAAAATTACTACTCAATACTACAAGTTAATTGGGCAAACATCAGCTAGAGCTATTATCAATGATGAAGAAATACTAAATAATCCAATTTATATCAAATACAACCAACTGGACACCAAAATTAATGCTATCAAGTATAAAATTATTCAATATATAATTTTTTCACCTGAAGCACAAGGTTTTAAACTTACCTCAGCAAATTGGTCTTGAGATAAGTCAGCCCTTGATCATTTTAAATTACTCGAATTTCATTTAGATGAAGATGCCAATAATGTTCAAAATGCATCAGATGAGTTGCAAAAATATGTTAACGATACTCTTGAATGAGCAAAAAATGAACAATTTGGTACCACTATCCAAAATTGAGCAGAAGAAAAGCTTAGTGAATTTAAAAACTAA